The following proteins are co-located in the Rhea pennata isolate bPtePen1 chromosome 2, bPtePen1.pri, whole genome shotgun sequence genome:
- the EXOSC4 gene encoding exosome complex component RRP41 isoform X1, producing MAALELLSDEGYRCDGRRASELRKVRARMGVFAQADGSAYIEQGNTKALAVVYGPHEMRGSRSKALHDRALVNCQYSMATFSTSERKRRPHGDRKSSEMTLHLKQTFEAAILTQLYPRSQIDIYVQILQADGGNYCACVNAATLAVIDAGIPMRDYVCASSAGFVEDTPLADLSYIEEASGGPQVALALLPASEQIALLEMNSRLHEDHLEEVIEAASKACKAVHAVLDQVVRDHVQEVTALLGD from the exons ATGGCGGCGCTGGAGCTGCTGTCGGACGAGGGCTACCGGTGCGACGGGCGCCGCGCCTCCGAGCTGCGCAAGGTGCGCGCCCGCATGGGCGTCTTCGCGCAGGCCGACGGCTCGGCCTACATCGAGCAGGGCAACACCAAGGCGCTGGCCGTGGTGTACGGCCCCCACGAG ATGCGTGGCTCCCGCAGCAAGGCCCTGCACGACCGGGCGCTGGTGAACTGCCAGTACAGCATGGCCACCTTCAGCACCAGCGAGCGCAAGCGCCGGCCCCATGGCGACCGCAAGTCCAGCGAGATGACGCTGCACCTCAAGCAGACGTTCGAGGCTGCCATCCTCACACAGCTCTACCCCCGCTCCCAGATCGACATCTACGTGCAG ATCCTGCAGGCTGACGGAGGCAACTACTGCGCCTGCGTGAACGCTGCGACGCTGGCCGTCATCGACGCTGGCATCCCCATGCGGGACTACGTGTGCGCCAGCTCGGCCGGCTTCGTGGAGGACACCCCGCTGGCCGACCTCAGCTACATAGAGGAGGCGTCCGGGGGACCGCAggtggccctggccctgctgcccgcGTCGGAGCAGATCGCCCTGCTGGAGATGAACTCGCGCCTGCACGAGGACCACCTGGAGGAGGTCATCGAGGCGGCCAGCAAGGCCTGCAAGGCGGTGCACGCCGTCCTCGACCAGGTGGTGCGCGACCACGTGCAGGAGGTCACCGCGCTGCTGGGGGACTGA
- the EXOSC4 gene encoding exosome complex component RRP41 isoform X2 gives MAALELLSDEGYRCDGRRASELRKMRGSRSKALHDRALVNCQYSMATFSTSERKRRPHGDRKSSEMTLHLKQTFEAAILTQLYPRSQIDIYVQILQADGGNYCACVNAATLAVIDAGIPMRDYVCASSAGFVEDTPLADLSYIEEASGGPQVALALLPASEQIALLEMNSRLHEDHLEEVIEAASKACKAVHAVLDQVVRDHVQEVTALLGD, from the exons ATGGCGGCGCTGGAGCTGCTGTCGGACGAGGGCTACCGGTGCGACGGGCGCCGCGCCTCCGAGCTGCGCAAG ATGCGTGGCTCCCGCAGCAAGGCCCTGCACGACCGGGCGCTGGTGAACTGCCAGTACAGCATGGCCACCTTCAGCACCAGCGAGCGCAAGCGCCGGCCCCATGGCGACCGCAAGTCCAGCGAGATGACGCTGCACCTCAAGCAGACGTTCGAGGCTGCCATCCTCACACAGCTCTACCCCCGCTCCCAGATCGACATCTACGTGCAG ATCCTGCAGGCTGACGGAGGCAACTACTGCGCCTGCGTGAACGCTGCGACGCTGGCCGTCATCGACGCTGGCATCCCCATGCGGGACTACGTGTGCGCCAGCTCGGCCGGCTTCGTGGAGGACACCCCGCTGGCCGACCTCAGCTACATAGAGGAGGCGTCCGGGGGACCGCAggtggccctggccctgctgcccgcGTCGGAGCAGATCGCCCTGCTGGAGATGAACTCGCGCCTGCACGAGGACCACCTGGAGGAGGTCATCGAGGCGGCCAGCAAGGCCTGCAAGGCGGTGCACGCCGTCCTCGACCAGGTGGTGCGCGACCACGTGCAGGAGGTCACCGCGCTGCTGGGGGACTGA